In Larimichthys crocea isolate SSNF chromosome VI, L_crocea_2.0, whole genome shotgun sequence, one genomic interval encodes:
- the atrip gene encoding ATR-interacting protein yields MNCPPTKRLRGLNQDVPTAMAFDDPFGDDEDFTQDDLDEIDIIASQAITSAASSGSGSKPTELGRGSFSSAWQSKSLSRTTNNQSRDNTFGFNRENAGIPSREPFGNRQQQPRTDREDSYSVLEAQHAELKRKLKEVEDEIVLKSGEIRVLRDSLKAAQQEKEAQRQNQILVDTQKQKEQSDREKELNRKVQSLQSELQFKEAEINEMKTKLHSSDKNKVASPLTRNSPKVLSSLAQLNHGSGSSSSSPTGNGFITKEMFGASVPPRMTPVKTRRDGGDRGSSSSRSSDKLEASRLDPFLSVRPAHLQHRGNVLLGLLLQQPLSPSSLGLSHLLSMSLTDIHLTSSGLSAGLLIHSNAAVSGSEGGAPRAAPSPIQSLAITGLNMLSQSRPEAAATSKNKRSCPGAVLLLPLLDLHLSRLCQALDSLCSTSAGGSNSTAASSFPAGPAAPATGLGRLEEAGLTGFSVEDTGLAALRLLYLVLAHSDEVVEAVLSKESQSRVADKKAEHSAVDVGLCSQNALLQSVLRLCEGGSQREELVLNAMKTLCVLIERTPQTHSDRLQYVLPMVCVCLSADSRLQTVSECVSVLTYMSDHQKLAQQLCSQHDPCVFLKLFQFIRNRTANQATHTDWIQLDLQVVRLLSRLISQRAESWTTRQHSTCHCHTELVQTVVIVFHRQWLDLRDSHGPMDSTGLAPPPWQCPTLSLPWWRGAATSLLRECLLLLHWLLLHHSSFSESCRPLLHMYDQVIPAVRDTLKKIPELSESEELALEEICRSEGDDTDDMDTDTVS; encoded by the exons ATGAACTGTCCCCCCACCAAGCGCCTCCGAGGCCTCAATCAGGATGTACCGACGGCGATGGCCTTTGATGACCCGTTTGGAGATGATGAAGACTTCACTCAGGACGACTTGGATGAGATTGACATCATCGCCTCACAGGCCATTACCTCAGCTGCTTCGTCTGGGTCTGGGTCCAAACCAACAGAGCTGGGCCGTGGGTCTTTTTCATCTGCATGGCAGAGCAAATCTCTGAGCAGAACCACAAacaatcagagcagagacaaCACGTTTGGGTTCAACAGAGAGAATGCTGGGATACCAAGCAGAGAGCCTTTCG gtaacaggcagcagcagcccaggACGGACAGAGAAGACTCGTACAGTGTGCTGGAGGCTCAGCATGCAGAGCTGAAGAGGAAG ttgaaggaggtggaggatgagaTTGTGTTGAAGAGTGGGGAGATCCGGGTGCTGAGGGACTCTCTGAAAGCAGCCcagcaggagaaggaggcaCAGAGACAGAACCAGATCCTGGTGGATAcgcagaaacagaaagagcagaGTGACAGGGAGAAGGAGCTCAACAGAAAG GTTCAGTCTTTGCAGTCAGAGCTGCAGTTTAAAGAAGCAGAAATCAATGAGATGAAGACCAAGCTGCACagttcagacaaaaacaaggtggCCTCTCCACTGACTAGAAACAG TCCTAAAGTGCTGAGCAGTCTTGCCCAGTTGAATCATGGGAGTGGCAGCAGCTCATCCTCTCCAACAGGAAATGGTTTCATCACCAAGGAGATGTTTGGGGCCAGCGTCCCACCTAGAATGACGCCGGTGAAGACAcggagagatggtggagacaGAGGGTCGTCCAGCAGCAGATCTAGTGACAAACTGGAGGCGTCTCGCCTGGACCCCTTCCTGTCCGTCAGACCTGCACACCTGCAGCACCGAG GTAACGTCCTGCTGGGtttgttgctgcagcagccttTGTCTCCCAGCAGCCTCGGcctctctcacctgctgtcGATGAGTCTGACTGACATCCACCTGACATCCAG cgGGCTGTCAGCAGGTCTTCTCATCCACTCTAATGCTGCAGTCAGTGGGAGTGAAGGTGGAGCTCCCAGAGCTGCTCCGAGTCCAATCCAGAGTCTGGCTATAACTGGACTCAACATGCTGAGTCAGAGCCGACCAGAAGCTGCAGCGACCAGCAAAAATAAAAG GTCATGTCCCGgagctgtcctcctcctccctctgttggACCTTCACCTGTCTCGTCTCTGTCAGGCTCTGGACTCACTCTGCTCCACCTCTGCTGGTGGTTCAAACTCTACTGCTGCCAGCTCGTTCCCAGCAGGCCCTGCTGCTCCCGCTACTGGTCTAGGGAGACTGGAGGAGGCTGGTTTAACTGGTTTCAGTGTGGAGGACACTGGTTTGGCTGCTCTGAGGCTTCTCTACCTGGTTCTAGCCCACAGTGATGAG GTGGTGGAGGCTGTGTTGTCAAAGGAGAGTCAGAGCAGAGTCGCAGACAAGAAg GCCGAGCACTCTGCTGTAGATGTGGGTCTGTGCTCCCAGAATGCCTTGCTGCAGTCAGTACTGCGGCTGTGTGAAGGCGGCTCACAGAGGGAGGAGCTTGTTCTCAATGCAATGAAGACCCTATGTGTCCTAATTGAGAGGAcgccacaaacacactctgacag GTTGCAGTATGTGTTGccgatggtgtgtgtgtgtttgtcagcagacagcaggttgCAGacagtttcagagtgtgtgtctgtcctcacGTACATGTCCGATCACCAGAAACTGGCTCAGCAGCTTTGTTCTCAGCACG ACCCGTGTGTTTTCCTGAAGTTGTTCCAGTTCATCAGAAACAGAACAGCCAATCAggcaacacacactgactggatTCAGCTGGACCTGCAG gtGGTTCGTTTGCTGAGCAGACTGATcagtcagagagcagagagctggACCACCAGGCAGCACAGCACCTGTCATTGTCACACTGAG ttgGTTCAGACAGTGGTCATAGTTTTCCACCGTCAGTGGTTGGATCTACGTGATTCTCATGGACCGATGGACTCAACAG GCCTGGCCCCGCCCCCATGGCAGTGCCCCACCCTCTCGTTACCATGGTGGCGTGGTGCGGCGACATCTCTGCTCAGGgagtgtctgctgctgctgcactggcTGCTGTTGCATCACAGCAGCTTTTCGGAGAGCTGCAGGCCACTGCTGCACATGTACGACCAGGTGATCCCTGCTGTACGAGACACACTGAAGAAAATCCCCGAGCTGAGCGAGAGCGAAG agCTGGCGTTGGAGGAGATCTGCCGCTCGGAGGGCGATGACACAGACGACATGGACACTGATACTGtctcctga